In the Dolichospermum flos-aquae CCAP 1403/13F genome, AAAATTAGCAATTAACATTACTAAAGATATGGGATTAAGATTAACAGGGGTAGATATACTCACCCATGATATAACTATGCCGATGGTAGATTATACGCTCATCGAAGTCAATGGTTCTCCTGGTCTAAATCACTATGCTGCTAGTGGTGAAGTAGCAGCAAAAAGGGTGGAAGAGTTTTATCTGAAAATTCTCCAAGTCATAGAGAATGATAGTTAGGGCTGGCTGAAAAAAGCAATAGGAGTGAAAAATTGCTGGAGTTTCCATCAGATTAATCCCTATTTAAAGCGTAGGTGGGTTGGCAAAAGAATACATTAAATCAGCCTCGATTAATATAGATACCCGACTTCTTAAAGAAGTCGGGTATCTGTTTATATTTAAGTTAATAGGCAAAAGTGACAAAATTGCAGCAATTATGTCCCTTTTTTTGGCTATTTTTAGTCCGTAATTGTCTATTTTTTAGTGATATTCTCAACCTAAAAGGGCAAATTTACGGATATTTGTGCGGAAAATGCTGTTATCATCAAGCTATTGAAGGTGACAAAACTGAAACAATTATGTCACTTTTATTTTGTCTAAGTCTCTAGACAGAGGTTTTTATTTTGAATAGGATGTAGTGGGGAAATAAAGAATAACAACCCTAACAAATTAATTCACCTACAGACATCTGAGGCAAATTAACATGAATAATCATCGTCTTGAAATCAACGACCTAATTGATAGTGCTGTTAATAATGCATTAGCGCGTCGTAACGAGGCTCTAGCATCTGTATCTAACGAAGAAGCTAAAAACGTTTCTGGTGGTATAGCTCTTACCACAAGCGGTGTGAGACTCATCAAACCCATTTGGTTGGGAATAATCATCCGTGATCCTATCACAATAGGAAAAATTGCACTCCCAACTGATACTTATTTGGCATAAAAATCCTCTTATTTGGAGGCTAAATGGATGAAGGAAATTGCTGAAAAAACTACACTCTGCCCCAGTGCTAGACCAGAACCAGGGGAAAGTTTTGTTTTCGGTATCATTGGTGGAACAGTAGCAGAACCTCGTGTAGCCTATCTGAAACAGCCTCAACCTATCACAGATGAACTAATAGCTAAAGTTAGTCCTGTGACACCTGCGGAAGTATTTCGTACAGCTTCAACTTGTGCCACAAATGGTTGTCAACATTTTGATGGGAAAAATTGTGGTTTAGCTACACGAATTGTCGAAAATTTACCGACAGTAGGAGAGGAATTACCTCCCTGTTCTATACGTCGTGATTGTCGTTGGTGGCAACAGGAAGGTAAGGCGGCTTGTATGCGTTGTCCGCAAGTAATTACGGATAATTACAATGCTTCTGAATTGTCAATTCAAGTAGCCACACCAACGGCTTGTTGACTTAATATCTTGCACCATAATCTGAGTTTCCGATTTTTTCTAGATTTTTTGACTTTTTAAAACCAAGGAGAATACCAAAATGGCTCGCATTCAAATTGCTGACTTGCATAGTGAAAACTTTGTTGAACTGACTGCTGAAGAACAATATTTAATTCAAGGTGGTTTTTGGTGGGTTGCTGCTGGTGCTGTTGCTGTTTATGTTATAGAGCATTGGTCCGATATTAAAAAAGGTGTTTCTGATGCTTGGAATGGAAACTAATTAAAAGTTGCCTTCTTGTTTTGCAGAAATCAATTGTTATTAGTGTGGAGAAAATTAACATCATGAAAGGTAGAATCAGCATTCTAGATATCAATTCAGACTACTTGCAAGAATTAACAGAGGATAGTTTTATTAATTCGATTTTTGGCGGTAAACCAACACTAGAAACTAGCTTTGCTTATGACGTAGCTTGGGCAGTTACTAAAGGCGTTAAATGGGTAGTGGATCTGTTTTAATCTCAGAATTTGAGTAGTGTAATCTCAGAGCATAAAACCAATTTCTCGTTCCCAGTCTCCGACTGGGAATGCTACCTAGAGGCTCTGCCTCCATAATTTAGTATCAATGAAGGCAGAGCCTTCTGTAATTCATTCCCATACAGAGTATGGGAACGAGAACATTTTTGTGATTAAATCACTCGAAATTCACATTAATCTCTGTTTGATTAACTTGTTTTTTGATCCAACTTAATAGTAAATCGCTGACAATTTGCTGACGCAATTTATCATTCAATTCCGGCTGAATAATCTCCTCAACAAAAATTAAATGTACCCCTTTAGAAGTAATTATCGGTTTAATTACCTGTGGAGGTTTCGCACCAAAGACAGCAGCAGATATTTCTGGCTTTAAATCCTGACGATTTAATACTCCTAAATATCCCCCTTTACGACGTAATTCTATATCTTGAATATATTGGTGAGCTACATCATAAAAACTCATTTCTCCTTCTTTGACTGCATAAAAAAGTTCTATTGCTAGATCTTCATCATTAAATACAACTTCATACATGACCACACCAGCATAATTTAGCTGATTTTCAAAGAAGAAAGGTTCGATTTGATCAGAAAATAAATGCTTGCTTAACTTACCAGTAACCACACCAGTATAGACTATATCTTCAAAATCATCTATAGATAAACTATGTTTTTCTAACCATTTCCAAGTGTCATTAGCACTGGTCATATCATTAGTTAATCGCAGAAAATCCGCTGCTTTTTGTAATTCTTCAACTTCTACTTTTATCCCTGCTTCTTCCGCAGCATTTATAATCACTTTTCGGCTGATAATTTGCTCAACTAACTCAGGTATTTTACAGGATAATTTAATTTGTTGTAAAATATCTGATTGGGTAATGGTGATAGGTTCGGACATAATTTGCTCCTTAAATACATAAATTATACCCCACCCTAACCCTCCCCTTGCTAAGGGGATGTTTTAAAAGTTTTTAATGTGTAAACAGACCCCTCTCCAAACCTCTCCCCTACCAGGGGAGAGGCTTTAAAACCCCCATTCCCTTGTAGGGAAGGGGGGGAGGGGGGTTAGGTTTTTGGAGATTATGGGTTTCATATAATACTTTTCAAACAACCTCTAAAGGGAGGGGACTGAATTAATTGTTTTCCCCCTTCTCGTTCCCAGTCTCCGACTGGGAATGCTACCTAGAGGCTCTGCCTCCATGACCTAGTATTAATGAAGGCAGAGCCTTCCGTAATTCATTCCCATACAGAGTATGGGAACGAGGGAAACAAGGGAGGACTAAGGGAGGTAATTCGATAAATTTTCTACAATTTTACTCCCCCTTGTTGCAATTTTTTAAAGGGGTCAAGTAGAAAATCAATAATTCGTCGCTGACGGACAATTACCTCAGCGGTTGCTGTATCCCCTGGACGCAAAGGAATACATTTATTAGCAGCGGGAATACAACTTTTTTTGAGAGAAATTTCTAAGTTATAAGCGGCTACTTTGCCATTAGCTGTATCTATTTCTATCGTATTAGGAGAAATTTTAATTAACTCTCCTGAGATAATACCATAATCCTGAAACGGATAAGCATCAAATTTGAGTTTTACTGGTAATCCTAACCGCAAAAAACCACTATCTGTAGTTGCCATTTGCGCTCGAATTATTAAGGGTGAATTATCTTGAGCAATTTCAGCAACCATTGTCCCTACCTGCACAACCGAACCAGGTTTTTGAATTGGTAATTGAAATAATATCCCATTCACAGAAGCTTTAATTTCCCGCTGTCCCAACTGAAATTTTAAGGAATCAATTTGGCGTTTAGTTTGAGAAATATCTGATTTGAGAGAACTAATATCTGTATCTAAACTTTTCTGTTGTTCGGCGATTTTTAACACCGCTGACTGACCAGAAAGAGTTAAAGTTTGATAGCTTCTTTGCTGTTCTCCCAGTCGCAATTTAGCCTGTTCAATATCGGCATGAGCTTGGCGCAAATTCCGCTCATAACTACTTTGTTGTTCTGCTAAACGTAACTTAGCTTGTTGAACATCTGATTGGGTTTGTGCATATAATTTTTGCTTTTCCTTAGCGATATCTTGCTTGTCTACTAAATTAATTTCTGGAATTACTCCCTGTTGTCTGAGTTGACTATAGCGTTTTACTTCTCGCTGACTACTTAATAAACTACTCTCTGCTAATTGATTAGTAGTTTGACTATTAATTAGGGTTTGTCGCGCTTGATTAAGTTGAGATAATCTTTCTTCTTTCTGAAATTGATAGGCATTTTTTAGGGTATTAATATTCTGTTGCGCTTGATCAATTTGTGCTTGTTTCTCTAATTGTTGAGATTGATTTTGTTGTTGTTGGGTTGCTAAGGAGACAATTAACTGATTTTTGGAGGATTTTAACTGAGAAATTCGGTTTAATTGTCCTTCCAATTTATCTTGAACTTGACGTAATTCTGATTTGACTAATGCCGATTCTAATAATAATAGAGTTTGTCCGGCTTTGACTGTTTCACCTTCTTTAACTTGAATTTCTGCAACTGTTCCCCCTACAGCCGCATCTAATTTCACGGTTTTATCTTTAGGTTCAATACGTCCTCTTCCTGTACCAGTTTCATCTACTTTAGATAGCAAAGACCAAGGTAAAACTATGGAGACAATGAAGACTAAAAGATATAATAGTCCCCGTGTCCAAACCTGGGGTAAACTATCAAGTGATTCTTTGGTAATTTCCGACCAATCTTCATTGGTAATTTCTGGTAATTCTGGTGATAAGATATCATCAGATTTTGTGATATTCCCATTTAATGTACTTGTCATAATGCACCTTTTTCTTAGTATGAATTTATGGTAGGTTGGGTTGAGGAACGAAACCCAACTATAATCATTGTTAAATCATTGTTGGGTTTCGCTATGGCTCAACCCAACCTACGTTAGTGTTTGTAATTGCTGTTGATTTAGATTCTCATGAATTTGTCATAATGCACCTTTTTCTTAGTATGAATTTATGGTAGGTTGGGTTGAGGAACGAAACCCAACTATAATCATTATTAAATCATTGTTGGGTTTCGCTATGGCTCAACCCAACCTACGTTAGTGTTTGTAACTGCTGTTGATTTAGATAGAAATAATGTCCTTTTTTAGCCATTAATTCCTCATGACTGCCACTTTCAATTAACACACCTCTATCTAGTACCAAAATTAAATCAGCATTTCGCACGGTGGAAAGACGATGGGCAATTACTAAGGTAGTTTTTCCTTTGAGAATTGTGTTAAAATTCTGTTGAATTATCCTTTCTGATTCAGTGTCTAAATGAGAAGTTGCCTCATCTAAAACCAATAATTTGGGATTACCTAATAATGCTCTAGCAATGGCTATTCTCTGTCTTTGTCCACCAGATAATAAACCTCCACCTTCACCAATTTGGCTTTCATAACCCATGGGTAATTTTTTGATAAATTCATCAGCACCAGCCATTTTTGCTGCGGCAATTACTTCTGATAAAGGTATTTCTGGATGTCCTAAACTGATATTTTCTCGAATTGTTCCACCAAATAAAAATGTGTCTTGGTCAACTACACCAATTTGTTGCCGAAAAGAACGCAAGGAAAGACTAGTAATATCTTGTTCATCAATTAAAACTTTACCATCTGTGGGGGGATACAAGCCGACAACTAATTTAGAAATGGTGGTTTTTCCTGAGCCACTGCGTCCCACTAAGGCTACCATTTGTCCAGGTTTGATTTCAAAACTGAGGTTTTCTAATATATTAATATCGCTTTCTGGATGATAGCGAAATGTGACGTTTTCAAAGCGAATATGCCCCTGAATTGCTGGTAAATTCTGCCGTGATTGATTTTGTAAGTCTTCTTCTGGTTCTGTGTCTAAAACATCGTTAATTCTTTCTACTGCAATCACAACTTCTTGCAATTCATTCCATAAGACAATTAACCGTTGGAAGGGATGAATAATATTACCCAGCAGCATATTAAATGCTACTAATTGTCCCACAGTTAACTGATTATGAATTACCAAATATGCCCCAAACCATAATAAAGCTGTGGTAGCTATTGCTTCAATTGTGTTACTAAAAATTTGTAACCTATTGCTGATAACTTGCCCGGAAAAGTTGGTTTTTATCTCCTTATTTAATAATTCTTCCCAATGCCATCTTACTGTTTGTTCTACTGCTGTAGCTTTCACCGTTCTCACGCCAGTTAAAGCTTCTATTAAATAACTGCTTTCTTTGTTAACTGCATTGAATATTTCTCTGGAAATCCTTTGTAAAAAGGGTGTGGCAATTAAGGCTAATAAGGCAAAGGGTGGGACAATTATTAAAGCTAATAATGCCATTTTCCAACTGTACCAAAACATCAAGCCTAGATAGATAAAGACAGTGAATAAATCTAGGAGAATTGATAATGCTTCACCCGATAAAAAGCGTTGAATTTTGCGGTTTTCCTGCACGCGAGAAATAATATCCCCAACATAACGAGTCTCGAAAAAACTCAGGGGTAAACGCAATGTATGACGAATAAAACCGACAATTAATGCTAAGTCTATCCGATTAGCTATATGATCTAAAAGATATTGCCTTAAACCAGTCATAGCCACCCGAAAAAGGCTAAAAATCAACAATCCTATTCCTACTGCTGTCAGGGTCAGTTCTGACCGTTGTACCACTACCCGATCTAAAATTAATTGGGTAAATAAGGGGGTAATTAAGCCAAATATCTGGATGAATATGGAAGCGATAAATACTTCCAACATGACTACAGAATGGGGTTTTATTAACTCAAAAAATTGCCAAAAAGGTGTAGATGTCTCTTTCGTTTCTTTGAGCATTGCTGTCGGTTGTAACAACAATGTATAACCAGTCCAGTCGTTGTTAAATTCCTCATGGGTGAGGGTGCGTTGACCAATAGCAGGGTCTGCCACAATTACATATTTAGCGGTAATTTCGTAGACCACTATGTAATGTTTGCCTTCCCAGTGAACAATAGCAGGTAATTTTTGCTTTCCTAACTGCTTTAAACTAGCTTTGACAGGTCTAGTGGCAAAACCTAGACTTTCTGCGGCTGTTAATAACCCCCGCAAGGATGCACCATTGCGGTCTACATTGGCAATATCACGCAAGCGATTTACACTAAAACGTTTCCCCCAATACCTGGACACCATGACTAAACAAGCTGCTCCGCAGTCAGAACCACTCTGTTGGGCAAAGAATGGATAGCGCCCCATTACCTTTTGCCATAAATGCCCCACCCGTTGTCTGGGACTGGGAAAATAGGCTTTACTAATTTTTGATTCTGAGGTCAAATAGGGGGTTGAATCTGAATTGTCGTTCTCTGGAGAGCTTGGTTTTATGGGTGTATAATCTGTGTTTCTCAGGAGTGAGTATGCTTTCTCCCATAAATGTTCTCGAATTTGGGGATACTTGGCTATTAATGGCAATAGTAACTTTTCTGGCAAGAAGCATAACTGTAAATTTGCTGAAGCTCTGGCTGCATAAGGCTCAAATTTAGATTGGGGAAACAAAGTAAATTCACTGAAAGATTCTCCAGATTCTAGAGTAGTAATTAATTCGTCTTTATCATCTAATAGTCTGACTTTGCCCGTAATGATAATGTAAATGCCCGGTTCAACATTCTTTCCTGTCCAGAATTTGCCGACTTTAGGGTTGATAGACTGAAGTTCGGGAAGATAGTGATAAAATTCTTCTGCGGTTAGTGAATACCCCAATGTATTGTTGATTTGTTGCAGAGATACTAATTGAGCGGATATATTGTGCGCCATAAATGTCTGAATCCTTTACTGCTTTGTGAAAATTAATAGGTATAATTTCCGAGGAATCGGTGGTATTTGCTTTTTTGATGTCAGCAATTGATATTTTGGGTTCTGTAGCTGATTTCGGGCTATTTTGTCCATCATGACTGGGTTTCGGTCGAGTGGATAAGCCCATTTGTTTGAGAAGTCGCTTAAAGTGGCGATCGCTAACTTCAAAGCCAAATTCTTCGCATAGATGTTTCTGTAACCAATTCAATGTCCAGTGTTGAGAACCATAACCATAATCACGAGGATTACTGTAAAATAATTCTTTTAATCGTTGTAAGTATTCATTACTAACTAATTTAGGGCGACCAATCGGACAATCCAATCTTGCCATTGATGCGCCATTCCCTGACGAGCTATGTGTATCCAATGTCTAGCGGTTGCGGGACAACACCCCAAAATTTCACAAATTTCTGCTTGAGTTATCCCTTGGTCCGCTAACAACATAATTTGAATCCGTTGCCGCTGGGATTGAGAGCAATTCTCTTGTAATGATTTTAACAGCATTTGTCGCTGAAAATCTGTTAACAAGTTACTTGAAGAATTGCTCCCCGCTCTATTTGTCCATTGATATGTATACATAAATGGTTCAATATCGTAAAAATCAAACTCCGCAAGCATCCTAGTTCCCTCTTAATGAGAACTTTGTCTTATGTCTTGGTGTAACTGATACATTATAATACTAATGCTATCTTAATAGAACCCATCTTCCGCTTGTTCCTGACAATGGATTTTAATACCATTTTTGGTAATTCATAGCGGCTCTTGTGTCTTTTTTCTACTGATAATCTCATGTAATCAATAAGCCAAGGATTTTACTAGGGTATTGACATCCGGAAATTTTATGCTATTGTCAAGATATAAAATCTGAAAGTTTTCATATCTAAAAATTAGCGTTGCGGAAGGAAAGAATTTTTTGCACGCAGAGACGCAGAGGCGCAAAGAGTATAAAGTTTTATTTGCTGAATTTTATTGAGCATACTTTGTGATATAGTAATCACGACTTGACAAGTAATACCAGTTAACATGAATAATCGTCAGTTGCTAGAAGTTAGCGAGTATGTATGTTTGGGGTTATCAGTATTAGGAACAATAGTAGCGACAGCGACGCAACAGGTGGTTTATGCAGTTATTCCCCTGAGTTTAAGTGTAGCTTTAAATTTAGTTAATCGTCCTAAGTTTAATTATTCCCAATCACAAATTGAGCAATTACAAACAAGTTTGCAAAATATCACTGAAGAATTTCACCAAGTAGAAAAAACCATGAATACCTCTAATCAACGTTTGGAACAAATCGAAGCTTGGAGACAACAACTCAGCCAAATTATTGACCAAACTATTGAAAGTGCTATTAATGAACGTTTGGGAAAACTTGAAGTTTACAAACAGGAAATTAGTCAAATTGTTGACCAGAAAATTCAAATATCAATGCAAAAATTAAGTACAGAATTTAATGCAGTTCATCAAAAAATGCAAGTTGTCAATAATCGGGTACAGCAATTAGATATTTCTTTAGAAAGTTTAGGTTCTACTGTTGATAAAGATGAATATTTGAGAAATATTGCAGAATTGCAAACTGAATTATCACAAATTAATCAACAGCTACAAGTCTTTAGTTCTCGATTTGCAGAAATTGAACCTTCTATCAAAAATGGCAATGAAAGCAGTCAGCAACAATTAGCAGAATTACGGGATAATCAAGAAAATCAAAGTCAGGAATTTACTCAGATTCATCAACAAATCGAAGTTGTTAATTCTCGATTTGCAGAAATTGATAATTCAACACAAAAATTACATCAGACAATTTTAGAACAAAGACAAGCGATAGGTGAAATTAAAGAAAAGCAAGAAAGTGAAAGTTGTAAAAATAATGATATCCTTGATTCTATTAACCAAAGGTTGACAGATGGATTAACAGAATTAGATAGTTTATTTACAGCTTTGGTACAACCGTCACAGTTAGCAAATGAATCAAGTATAAAAGAATCAGATAATTATCAAGAAACACTAGAAGTAATTCCTACCACATCTATAACAGATGACAAAACAGGAAAATTAGTATTTTTCAGTAATCTCAAAGGACATAAACATAAAGTTCTCTCTGTCGCTTTTAGTCCTGATGGTAGATTTTTAGCAAGTGGAAGTGATGATACAATCATTAAATTGTGGGATTTAGCAACTCAGCAACATCGCACCTTTGCAGGACATGGGGAATATTCTTGGTCTAGAGGGATTAATTCCCTAGGTTTTAGTCCAGATGGTAAATTCTTAGTCAGTGGAAGTGATGACAAAACTATTAAATTGTGGGATGTAAATTTAGGAATAGAAATTTTCACTTTTACAGGACATCAAGAAAGAGTTAATGCTGTCTCATTTAGTCCCTGGGGAAAAATTTTAGCAAGTGGAAGTAAAGACAAAACAGTTAAAATGTGGTCATTAGAAACAGGAAAAGAAATTTACTCTTTCAAAAGTCATACCGATGATGTTTTATCTGTAACTTTTAGTCCCGACGGTAAACTATTAGCTAGTAGTGCAGGTGGTAATGATAAAACTATCAAGATTTTACAATTAGCTGAAAATAAAGTGAAAACATTAACAGGACATTCTGATTGGTTTGGAGGGATTACTTCTCTAGCATTTAGTCCCGACGGAAAAACTTTAATTAGTGGTAGTCAAGACAAAACTATTAAACTTTGGAATCTAGAAACTAGTCAAGAAATTAAAACCTTATCAGGACATTCTGATCATATTTGTTCCGTTGCATATAGTCCCAATGGACAAATTTTAGCGAGCGCTAGTAAAGATAAAACAGTGAAATTATGGTCAGTCGCTAGTGGAAAAGAAATTTCCAGCGTAAAATGTACCGATTCTGTAATTTACTCAATTGCTTTTAGTCCAGATGGTAAAATATTAGCGGCTGGTAGTGGAGATACAACCATTACTCTGTTTCCCATAGCATAACTTTGATTCTACAGGTAGGGTAAAGCCTGAACTAAACCCTTACACCTCTAAGTTT is a window encoding:
- a CDS encoding peptidylprolyl isomerase is translated as MSEPITITQSDILQQIKLSCKIPELVEQIISRKVIINAAEEAGIKVEVEELQKAADFLRLTNDMTSANDTWKWLEKHSLSIDDFEDIVYTGVVTGKLSKHLFSDQIEPFFFENQLNYAGVVMYEVVFNDEDLAIELFYAVKEGEMSFYDVAHQYIQDIELRRKGGYLGVLNRQDLKPEISAAVFGAKPPQVIKPIITSKGVHLIFVEEIIQPELNDKLRQQIVSDLLLSWIKKQVNQTEINVNFE
- a CDS encoding HlyD family efflux transporter periplasmic adaptor subunit, with the translated sequence MTSTLNGNITKSDDILSPELPEITNEDWSEITKESLDSLPQVWTRGLLYLLVFIVSIVLPWSLLSKVDETGTGRGRIEPKDKTVKLDAAVGGTVAEIQVKEGETVKAGQTLLLLESALVKSELRQVQDKLEGQLNRISQLKSSKNQLIVSLATQQQQNQSQQLEKQAQIDQAQQNINTLKNAYQFQKEERLSQLNQARQTLINSQTTNQLAESSLLSSQREVKRYSQLRQQGVIPEINLVDKQDIAKEKQKLYAQTQSDVQQAKLRLAEQQSSYERNLRQAHADIEQAKLRLGEQQRSYQTLTLSGQSAVLKIAEQQKSLDTDISSLKSDISQTKRQIDSLKFQLGQREIKASVNGILFQLPIQKPGSVVQVGTMVAEIAQDNSPLIIRAQMATTDSGFLRLGLPVKLKFDAYPFQDYGIISGELIKISPNTIEIDTANGKVAAYNLEISLKKSCIPAANKCIPLRPGDTATAEVIVRQRRIIDFLLDPFKKLQQGGVKL
- a CDS encoding peptidase domain-containing ABC transporter, whose amino-acid sequence is MGYSLTAEEFYHYLPELQSINPKVGKFWTGKNVEPGIYIIITGKVRLLDDKDELITTLESGESFSEFTLFPQSKFEPYAARASANLQLCFLPEKLLLPLIAKYPQIREHLWEKAYSLLRNTDYTPIKPSSPENDNSDSTPYLTSESKISKAYFPSPRQRVGHLWQKVMGRYPFFAQQSGSDCGAACLVMVSRYWGKRFSVNRLRDIANVDRNGASLRGLLTAAESLGFATRPVKASLKQLGKQKLPAIVHWEGKHYIVVYEITAKYVIVADPAIGQRTLTHEEFNNDWTGYTLLLQPTAMLKETKETSTPFWQFFELIKPHSVVMLEVFIASIFIQIFGLITPLFTQLILDRVVVQRSELTLTAVGIGLLIFSLFRVAMTGLRQYLLDHIANRIDLALIVGFIRHTLRLPLSFFETRYVGDIISRVQENRKIQRFLSGEALSILLDLFTVFIYLGLMFWYSWKMALLALIIVPPFALLALIATPFLQRISREIFNAVNKESSYLIEALTGVRTVKATAVEQTVRWHWEELLNKEIKTNFSGQVISNRLQIFSNTIEAIATTALLWFGAYLVIHNQLTVGQLVAFNMLLGNIIHPFQRLIVLWNELQEVVIAVERINDVLDTEPEEDLQNQSRQNLPAIQGHIRFENVTFRYHPESDINILENLSFEIKPGQMVALVGRSGSGKTTISKLVVGLYPPTDGKVLIDEQDITSLSLRSFRQQIGVVDQDTFLFGGTIRENISLGHPEIPLSEVIAAAKMAGADEFIKKLPMGYESQIGEGGGLLSGGQRQRIAIARALLGNPKLLVLDEATSHLDTESERIIQQNFNTILKGKTTLVIAHRLSTVRNADLILVLDRGVLIESGSHEELMAKKGHYFYLNQQQLQTLT
- a CDS encoding helix-turn-helix domain-containing protein — its product is MARLDCPIGRPKLVSNEYLQRLKELFYSNPRDYGYGSQHWTLNWLQKHLCEEFGFEVSDRHFKRLLKQMGLSTRPKPSHDGQNSPKSATEPKISIADIKKANTTDSSEIIPINFHKAVKDSDIYGAQYIRSISISATNQQYIGVFTNRRRILSLSSRTSVYQP
- a CDS encoding helix-turn-helix domain-containing protein; this encodes MLAEFDFYDIEPFMYTYQWTNRAGSNSSSNLLTDFQRQMLLKSLQENCSQSQRQRIQIMLLADQGITQAEICEILGCCPATARHWIHIARQGMAHQWQDWIVRLVALN
- a CDS encoding WD40 repeat domain-containing protein, which encodes MNNRQLLEVSEYVCLGLSVLGTIVATATQQVVYAVIPLSLSVALNLVNRPKFNYSQSQIEQLQTSLQNITEEFHQVEKTMNTSNQRLEQIEAWRQQLSQIIDQTIESAINERLGKLEVYKQEISQIVDQKIQISMQKLSTEFNAVHQKMQVVNNRVQQLDISLESLGSTVDKDEYLRNIAELQTELSQINQQLQVFSSRFAEIEPSIKNGNESSQQQLAELRDNQENQSQEFTQIHQQIEVVNSRFAEIDNSTQKLHQTILEQRQAIGEIKEKQESESCKNNDILDSINQRLTDGLTELDSLFTALVQPSQLANESSIKESDNYQETLEVIPTTSITDDKTGKLVFFSNLKGHKHKVLSVAFSPDGRFLASGSDDTIIKLWDLATQQHRTFAGHGEYSWSRGINSLGFSPDGKFLVSGSDDKTIKLWDVNLGIEIFTFTGHQERVNAVSFSPWGKILASGSKDKTVKMWSLETGKEIYSFKSHTDDVLSVTFSPDGKLLASSAGGNDKTIKILQLAENKVKTLTGHSDWFGGITSLAFSPDGKTLISGSQDKTIKLWNLETSQEIKTLSGHSDHICSVAYSPNGQILASASKDKTVKLWSVASGKEISSVKCTDSVIYSIAFSPDGKILAAGSGDTTITLFPIA